A genomic region of Caenorhabditis elegans chromosome V contains the following coding sequences:
- the M04C3.5 gene encoding Spiroplasma plectrovirus-related protein (Confirmed by transcript evidence) encodes MTCHKNFYELNYIDKDGRNKYIESVEYMKTFFSEVNEDTMRKSREILWPNGKIDSIGKQFSYLTRELPNESTVAFGTINITYKYLSKSYT; translated from the coding sequence ATGTCACAAAAACTTTTACGAGCTGAATTACATAGATAAGGATGGGAGAAACAAATATATTGAATCGGTGGAAtacatgaaaacatttttcagtgaagtGAATGAAGATACAATGAGAAAATCACGAGAAATATTATGGCCTAATGGGAAAATTGATTCAATtggcaaacaattttcatacTTAACACGGGAATTACCAAACGAAAGCACAGTGGCGTTTGGAACAATAAATATCACATACAAGTATTTATCTAAATCATATACATGA
- the Y43F8B.14 gene encoding SNF2 N-terminal domain-containing protein (Confirmed by transcript evidence), with amino-acid sequence MSFNLDEKQEDLKVRIAERENGENHGGIITTTTATNDTTTATNDLRIRQVLIEHILQQRSLHKREESQANRTLIIGSPSWIKKFKELIENITKSLQINDLSLILFNNIRKAPSLASLAGKDIVLINYGLLKTIKSWSVSWERIIFHDFPDKNDKNDEQFQELCQLKATFRWCLTENHKQLRLAEFFDRRYKRETSDAEKFLEQANLFLLSDETKSRKLKTSLKDHQKDFKKSLAQREKEPFTGGIVTILIRDILIKETFIAFLLDQKNTSEEDGHLMGKTLLVVPTTDAMTSWKKLLESLLEKDDLSIDYFDGNETKKPENSYEVLITTYDMLETVENLKILWKRIIFEDNYSASEKDRQQYQLHYLFLCQLHAEYRWCLTENPTQHKLARFLNFEKYGESHNLIKSVTSGNAKEGEKEGIAELVKNMEQFLKHVTMLFPRSSNDYEKHITNAEKELEENPPNIRKFCSNLWAAIACYTKEYYYGKLKFEICAESDEDLEEMYASFCAGLRGPSEASEASEAVFIMEVWVEVYWNFSESEQSRCFIGNTKMKEVIDQLKKAINFIKIAEPNSIEKSYNKNKAARQRRTATMEN; translated from the exons ATGAGCTTCAATCTGGATGAGAAACAGGAAGACTTGAAGGTCCGTATTGCTGAACGTGAAAACGGAGAAAATCACGGAGGAATAATTACTACTACTACAGCCACAAATGATACTACTACAGCCACAAATGATCTCCGAATAAGACAAGTATTGATTGAacacattttgcaacaaagATCGTTGCACAAACGCGAAGAGTCCCAAGCTAACAGAACTTTGATAATAGGGTCGCCCAGTtggataaaaaagtttaaagaactcattgaaaatattacaaaaagtttacaaatcAATGATCTTTCCTTGATCCTATTTAATAACATCAGAAAGGCTCCAAGTTTGGCTTCACTCGCGGGAAAAGACATCGTTCTCATAAATTACGGTTTgctaaaaactataaaaagttGGTCAGTCTCATGGGAGCGAATCATTTTCCACGATTTTCCGGATAAAAACGACAAGAACGACGAACAATTCCAAGAACTTTGTCAATTGAAAGCTACGTTTCGCTGGTGCCTCACTGAAAATCACAAGCAACTCCGTCTGGCAGAATTTTTTGATCGCAGATACAAGCGAGAAACTTCcgatgctgaaaaatttttggaacaagCCAATCTGTTCTTGCTGAGCGATG aaacaaagtcaagaaaactgaaaacttcttTGAAAGATCATCaaaaagatttcaagaaaAGCTTGGCTCAACGTGAAAAAGAACCTTTTACTGGAGGAATCGTAACAATTCTGATCAGAGATATTCTAATAAAGGAGAcatttattgcatttttactGGATCAAAAGAATACTAGTGAAGAAGATGGTCATTTGATGGGGAAAACTTTACTGGTTGTGCCAACAACCGATGCAATGACATCTTGGAAGAAACTTCTCGAAAGTCTTTTGGAAAAAGATGACCTTTCTATCGACTATTTTGATGGAAATGAAACCAAAAAGCCAGAGAATAGTTATGAAGTCCTTATCACTACTTACGACATGCTCGAAACagttgaaaatctgaaaattctatgGAAACGAATTATTTTCGAGGATAATTATTCAGCGAGCGAAAAAGACAGGCAACAATATCAATTacattatttatttctttgCCAGTTACATGCGGAATATCGTTGGTGCCTGACGGAAAATCCCACGCAACACAAATTGGctcgttttttgaattttgaaaaatatggtgaaagtcataatttgataaaatcgGTTACTTCGGGAAATGCAAAAGAAGGTGAAAAAGAAGGCATTGCAGAACTCGTTAAAAACATGGAACAGTTTTTGAAGCATGTTACCATGTTGTTCCCAAGAAGCT CGAATGATTATGAAAAACACATAACTAATGCAGAAAAAGAATTAGAAGAAAACCCGCCCAACATCCGCAAATTTTGCAGCAATCTGTGGGCCGCCATTGCCTGTTACACCAAAGAATATTACTACGGAAAGTTAAAGTTCGAAATTTGTGCAGAAAGTGATGAGGATTTAGAGGAAATGTATGCTTCATTTTGTGCTGGGCTTAGGGGCCCGTCGGAAGCGTCGGAAGCGTCGGAAGCCGTTTTTATAATGGAAGTATGGGTGGAAGTGTATTGGAACTTCTCAGAAAGTGAGCAAAGTCGGTGTTTCATTGGAAACACAAAGATGAAAGAAGTTATCgatcaattgaaaaaagcaatcaattttattaaaatagcAGAGCCCAATTCGATAGAGAAAAGCTACAATAAAAACAAAGCTGCTAG GCAGCGAAGAACTGCAACtatggaaaattga
- the Y43F8B.24 gene encoding DUF1893 domain-containing protein (Confirmed by transcript evidence), whose translation MKTPPYVRYNAQVFLTKAENMLVLTPPDVVLFSELIWGAAARCIKKLFFDNFKITITSHSDIFNYMDEVLSHFPCNLFQRGVLSKAINHAKHCHKNFYALGFLTDKFRQSILRSMRSMVEIMNTPTSEQIKRAF comes from the exons ATGAAAACA ccacCGTACGTACGTTACAACGCCCAAGTATTTTTAACGAAAGCAGAAAATATGTTGGTCCTCACTCCGCCCGATGTCGTGCTCTTTTCTGAGCTTATATGGGGCGCGGCGGCTAGATGCATTAAGAAGctttttttcgacaatttcaaaattacaataacAAGTCATAGTGATATTTTTAACTACATGGACGAAGTTTTGAGTCATTTTCCATGCAATTTATTTCAGAGAGGAGTTTTATCAAAAGCGATCAATCACGCTAAaca cTGTCATAAGAACTTCTACGCTTTGGGATTTCTCACTGATAAATTTCGACAGAGTATTCTCAGATCAATGCGGAGCATGGTGGAAATTATGAATACTCCCACATCTGAACAAATCAAACGAGCTTTTTAA
- the M04C3.5 gene encoding uncharacterized protein (Confirmed by transcript evidence) yields MMFHTVIYLKQSMSSKWVIHLFSQSKLQHSTYVIFFRRFINYTMWMCSWKRQEKCRSSIHPTWCSFPSAFGAPRVCIKTFFLRNFETLLMNHGDIRNFMNFVIDESYSDDLGRQKLWKAFENAEKCHKNFYELNYIDKDGRNKYIESVEYMKTFFSEVNEDTMRKSREILWPNGKIDSIGKQFSYLTRELPNESTVAFGTINITYKYLSKSYT; encoded by the exons ATGATGTTTCATACAGTTATTTATCTTAAACAGTCAATGTCCAGTAAATGGGTCATACATCTGTTCTCACAATCTAAACTTCAACACTCAACATATGTCATATTTTTCCGCCGTTTCATAAATTATACGATGTGGATGTGTTCCTGGAAAAGGCAAGAGAAATGTCGGAGCTCAATCCACCCGACCTGGTGCTCTTTTCCGAGTGCATTTGGGGCGCCGCGAGTTTGCATAAAGACGTTTTTTCTTAGGAATTTCGAAACTTTGCTAATGAATCACGGGGATATCAGAAACTTTATGAATTTTGTGATTGATGAAAGCTATTCCGACGACCTTGGTAGACAGAAACTTTGGAAAGCgtttgaaaatgctgaaaa ATGTCACAAAAACTTTTACGAGCTGAATTACATAGATAAGGATGGGAGAAACAAATATATTGAATCGGTGGAAtacatgaaaacatttttcagtgaagtGAATGAAGATACAATGAGAAAATCACGAGAAATATTATGGCCTAATGGGAAAATTGATTCAATtggcaaacaattttcatacTTAACACGGGAATTACCAAACGAAAGCACAGTGGCGTTTGGAACAATAAATATCACATACAAGTATTTATCTAAATCATATACATGA
- the M04C3.5 gene encoding Glutaredoxin (Confirmed by transcript evidence): MDDPYMIMVYVVPNAFSCFRLQGLGSLHIEAVKNYF, encoded by the coding sequence CCATATATGATTATGGTGTATGTTGTGCCAAATGCTTTTTCATGTTTCCGTCTTCAAGGATTGGGTAGCTTACATATTGAAGCcgtcaaaaattatttttga
- the M04C3.5 gene encoding uncharacterized protein (Confirmed by transcript evidence): MTEVNEDTMRKSREILWPNGKIDSIGKQFSYLTRELPNESTVAFGTINITYKYLSKSYT; this comes from the coding sequence tgaagtGAATGAAGATACAATGAGAAAATCACGAGAAATATTATGGCCTAATGGGAAAATTGATTCAATtggcaaacaattttcatacTTAACACGGGAATTACCAAACGAAAGCACAGTGGCGTTTGGAACAATAAATATCACATACAAGTATTTATCTAAATCATATACATGA
- the Y43F8B.13 gene encoding uncharacterized protein (Confirmed by transcript evidence): MEEPYHELYDVDVFLAKAKEMSELNPPDVVLFSECIWGAATVCIKTFFLENFGTLINSHRSIEKFMDVVYSVVPPNLSVRQNLMNAFKHAELCHENFYKLLYVDNDWRTKYTNSVLTLQTFFNEVNANGTMENLKKWYKGGTLPGCEKFAALAWNLSVESTVAYGRINVTYKHVSY; encoded by the exons ATGGAGGAA CCATATCATGAATTGTACGATGTGGATGTGTTCTTGGCAAAGGCAAAAGAAATGTCGGAGCTCAATCCACCCGATGTGGTGCTTTTTTCCGAGTGCATTTGGGGCGCCGCTACCGTTTgcataaaaacgttttttcttgAGAATTTCGGCACGTTGATAAATAGTCACAGatcaatcgaaaaatttatggATGTTGTTTACAGCGTAGTCCCACCCAACCTCTCTGTTAGACAGAATTTAATGAATGCATTTAAACATGCTGAACT ATGCCACGAAAATTTCTACAAGCTGTTATACGTGGATAATGATTGGAGAACCAAATATACTAATTCGGTGCTAactttgcaaacatttttcaatgaagtGAATGCCAACGGAACAATGGAGAACTTAAAAAAATGGTATAAAGGTGGCACTCTTCCAGGTTGTGAAAAGTTTGCTGCCTTAGCATGGAATTTATCTGTAGAAAGCACAGTGGCTTATGGAAGAATAAATGTTACATACAAACATGTATCGTATTGA